One window of Oncorhynchus masou masou isolate Uvic2021 chromosome 33, UVic_Omas_1.1, whole genome shotgun sequence genomic DNA carries:
- the apeh gene encoding acylamino-acid-releasing enzyme produces the protein MESQVMTNPEDISKLYRELSLFPSLTRADVGPVITSQYGGKYSNIYTEWSQRDLERNENVKFCRQYIVFHDDKSVVYSGPSGNCTEIKGELLSKDSPSGDMKAVVRESIIKGEDKQFLEIWSKNIKVKSINLTALKKHGKVYEDDQFGCLVWSHSETHLLYVAERKRLKAESFFQSVSPESCSLADEEEGVKMGKEEETTKGEQFVFYEDWGETLVSKSSPVLCVLDIEGSNVSVLEGVPDNISPGQAFWAPSDTGVVFVGWWHEPFRLGLKYSPNRRSSLFYVDLTGGQCEQLSSGSSAVCSPKLSPDQCRIIYLECAVYGPHQQCSRLCMYDWYTKRTSVVVDVVKRPREDGFAGIYSSSLSPLCWSADSQRILVSCPQGSRKDLLLVETTTGSVTSLTSKSPGGSWSLLTIERNLMVVSWSSPNCPPSLRVGFLPLGGSREEVDWVVLEDSQTQPDIDWQILNFTPPPEQDNSQYPGLDFDALLLKPKDVKEGVKLPLIVTPHGGPHSVIVADWLLSSSVLCRMGFAILLVNYRGSIGYGQDSILSLPGNVGTQDVKDVQFAVESVLRGGAFDEQKVAVAGGSHGGFVACHLIGQYPEFYKACVARNPVINLASMIGSTDIPDWCMVEAGYNYSTDCLPDPAVWEQMLNKSPIKHVKQVKTPVLLTLGEDDKRVPPKQGIEYYRALKALQVPVRLLWYPGNNHSLSKVDAESDGFMNIALWMTQHLSL, from the exons ATGGAGTCCCAG GTAATGACTAATCCGGAAGACATCTCCAAACTCTACCGGGAGTTGAGCCTGTTTCCCTCCTTGACCCGAGCTGACGTAGGGCCAGTCATAACATCGCAGTATGGAGGAAAATACAGCAACATCTAcacag AATGGAGTCAGCGGGATCTGGAGAGGAACGAGAATGTCAAGTTCTGTCGGCAGTACATTGTGTTTCATGACGACAAGTCTGTGGTCTACTCTGGACCCTCAGGGAACTGCACAGAGATCAAGGGAGA GTTGCTGAGTAAAGACTCTCCATCAGGAGACATGAAAGCGGTGGTGAGAGAGAGCATCATCAAAGGAGAGGACAAACAGTTTCTGGAG ATCTGGAGTAAGAACATCAAAGTGAAGAGCATCAACCTGACAGCCCTGAAGAAACATGGCAAGGTCTATGAAGACG accagttTGGCTGCCTGGTGTGGTCCCACTCTGAAACTCACTTGCTGTATGTGGCTGAGAGAAAGAGACTCAAGGCAGAGTCCTTCTTCCAG TCAGTGTCTCCTGAGTCCTGTTCTCTTGCTGATGAAGAGGAGGGGGTGAAAATGGgcaaggaggaggagactacaaAG GGGGAGCAGTTTGTGTTTTACGAAGACTGGGGGGAGACCTTGGTCAGTAAGAGTTctcctgtgctgtgtgtgttggaCATCGAGGGTAGCAACGTCTCTGTGCTAGAGGGAGTCCCAGATAACATCTCGCCAGGCCAg GCGTTTTGGGCTCCGAGTGACACAGGCGTGGTGTTCGTGGGCTGGTGGCATGAGCCCTTCAGACTGGGCCTCAAATACTCGCCCAACCGCAG GTCCTCCTTGTTCTATGTTGACCTGACTGGGGGACAGTGTG agcagctTTCATCAGGCTCCAGTGCTGTGTGTTCCCCCAAGCTCAGCCCAGACCAGTGCAGGATTATCTACCTGGAGTGTGCTGTCTACGGACCTCACCAGCAGTGTAGCAGGCTTTGCATG TATGACTGGTACACCAAGAGGACCTCTGTGGTGGTGGATGTGGTAAAGAGACCCAGGGAGG ATGGCTTTGCCGGGATCTACAGCtcgtctctgtctcctctgtgctGGTCAGCTGACAGCCAGCGCATCCTGGTCTCCTGTCCACAAGGCAGCCGCAAG GATCTGCTGTTGGTGGAAACGACCACAGGGAGCGTCACTTCTCTGACATCAA AGTCTCCAGGGGGCAGCTGGTCATTGCTGACCATCGAGAGAAACCTGATGGTGGTCAGCTGGTCTTCCCCTAACTGCCCCCCCAGCCTG AGGGTGGGCTTCCTGCCACTGGGTGGTTCTCGTGAGGAGGTGGACTGGGTCGTGCTGGAGGACTCTCAGACCCAGCCAGATATTGATTGGCAGATCCTCAACTTCACCCCGCCCCCAGAGCAGGACAACAGCCAATACC CTGGTCTGGACTTTGACGCCCTCCTGCTGAAACCAAAGGATGTGAAGGAGGGAGTGAAACTGCCACTCATAGTCACCCCACATG gtggtCCTCACTCTGTGATTGTAGCAGACTGGCTGCTCTCCTCCTCAGTGCTGTGCAGGATGGGCTTTGCTATCCTACTGG TGAACTACCGCGGCTCTATAGGCTACGGCCAGGACAGTATCCTCTCTCTACCTGGTAATGTGGGCACTCAAGACGTCAAGGATGTTCAG TTTGCAGTGGAGAGTGTTCTGAGGGGCGGGGCGTTTGACGAGCAGAAGGTTGCGGTTGCCGGGGGTTCCCACGGCGGATTCGTGGCCTGTCATCTAATTGGCCAGTACCCAGAGTTCTACAAGGCCTGTGTGGCTCGGAACCCCGTCATCAACCTGGCCTCCATGATTGGGAGCACCGACATCCCAGACTG GTGTATGGTGGAGGCTGGCTATAACTACAGTACAGATTGCCTGCCTGACCCTGCAGTCTGGGAGCAGATGTTAAACAAGTCTCCTATCAAACATgtcaaacag GTGAAGACTCCTGTGTTGCTGACTCTGGGAGAGGATGATAAGCGTGTGCCCCCTAAGCAGGGGATTGAGTACTACAGAGCCTTGAAGGCACTACAAGTCCCAGTGCG GTTGCTATGGTACCCTGGGAACAACCACTCCCTGTCCAAGGTGGACGCGGAGTCTGATGGCTTCATGAACATCGCTCTCTGGATGACCCAGCACCTGTCTCTGTGA